The Hyphomonadaceae bacterium ML37 genome includes a region encoding these proteins:
- a CDS encoding 3-keto-5-aminohexanoate cleavage protein encodes MTDKAVLTCALNGVLTNPKTHPVPVTPEQMAASAREAYDAGASVMHVHFRMQEDGVGHFPSWDPDVAAAIIDAIRSACPDVIINQTTGIVGPDVSGPVACIKRVRPEIAACNAGSLNYLKLRSDGSWAWPPMVFDNPVDKIQTMLDAMAEVGAHPEFECFDVGIVRSVGMFIENGMAPAAHYNFVMGVASGMPCDPDLLKLLIKYKRAGDPWQATLIGRAEIWPVHQRVAELGGMLRTGLEDTFYLPDGERAPGNGALIEALAQCAKNAGREVASPQEARKIMGLTH; translated from the coding sequence ATGACTGACAAAGCGGTTTTGACCTGCGCGCTCAATGGCGTGCTGACCAATCCCAAGACCCATCCTGTGCCGGTGACCCCGGAGCAGATGGCCGCCAGCGCGCGCGAGGCCTATGACGCGGGCGCCAGCGTCATGCATGTCCATTTCCGCATGCAGGAAGACGGCGTCGGCCATTTCCCCAGCTGGGACCCGGATGTGGCCGCGGCCATCATCGACGCCATCCGCAGCGCCTGCCCGGACGTGATCATCAACCAGACCACCGGCATTGTCGGCCCGGACGTGTCGGGCCCCGTCGCGTGCATAAAGCGAGTCAGACCGGAGATCGCCGCCTGCAATGCCGGCTCGCTCAACTATCTCAAACTGCGCAGCGACGGCAGCTGGGCCTGGCCGCCCATGGTGTTCGACAATCCGGTGGACAAGATTCAGACCATGCTCGACGCCATGGCGGAAGTCGGCGCCCACCCCGAGTTTGAGTGCTTCGATGTCGGCATCGTGCGCAGCGTGGGCATGTTCATCGAGAACGGCATGGCCCCGGCGGCGCACTACAACTTCGTCATGGGCGTCGCCTCGGGCATGCCGTGCGACCCTGACCTCTTGAAATTGCTCATCAAATACAAGCGCGCGGGCGATCCCTGGCAGGCGACCCTGATCGGGCGCGCGGAGATCTGGCCGGTTCACCAGCGCGTGGCGGAGCTGGGCGGGATGCTGCGCACCGGGCTGGAAGACACATTCTACCTGCCCGATGGCGAGCGCGCGCCCGGCAATGGCGCCCTCATCGAGGCGCTGGCGCAATGCGCGAAAAACGCCGGACGCGAGGTGGCGTCGCCGCAGGAAGCCCGTAAGATCATGGGACTGACGCACTAG
- a CDS encoding SMP-30/gluconolactonase/LRE family protein gives MTRWIVSIIATLVLLVVLAAYGPGSLNAVKFEPTPPDPALAALFDIPTVDPEIRESDLIGAEDIEPGPDGRLYAGLQDGRIMARDADGGWSEFAHTGGRPLGLGFGPDGTLFVADALRGLLRHGGGDDWEVWLAQEPEGPLVFTDDITVLADGSVILSDASKRYGYGNYMTSYLEGEATGVIYRVRGPDDFDVLADGLAFANGVTHDPATGLIYINETWAARVWTLDPDTGAREPFLDGLPGYPDNMHFDPETGLLWIAMPSLRAADIEALHPRPFLKRLIWRWIQVAGLPPLPPRPVMILAVDRDGTPVHVIHGPDDQPYGATGMASWQGRIWVGGLERESVDAFAYPETLP, from the coding sequence ATGACGCGCTGGATTGTCTCGATCATCGCCACGCTGGTGCTGCTGGTGGTGCTGGCGGCCTACGGGCCGGGATCGCTCAATGCCGTGAAGTTCGAACCCACGCCGCCCGATCCGGCGCTGGCGGCCCTGTTCGATATTCCAACCGTGGACCCGGAAATTCGTGAATCCGACCTGATCGGCGCTGAAGATATAGAGCCCGGCCCGGACGGGCGGCTCTATGCCGGTCTGCAGGACGGGCGCATCATGGCGCGCGATGCGGATGGCGGCTGGAGCGAGTTCGCCCACACGGGCGGGCGCCCGCTGGGGCTGGGCTTTGGTCCTGATGGCACGCTGTTCGTCGCCGACGCCCTGCGCGGCCTCCTCAGGCATGGCGGCGGCGATGACTGGGAGGTCTGGCTGGCGCAGGAACCTGAAGGCCCGCTGGTCTTCACCGATGACATCACCGTGCTTGCCGACGGTTCGGTGATCCTGTCGGACGCCTCCAAGCGCTATGGCTACGGGAACTACATGACCTCCTATCTCGAAGGCGAGGCGACGGGCGTGATCTACCGCGTGCGCGGGCCGGATGATTTCGATGTGCTGGCAGACGGGCTCGCCTTCGCCAATGGCGTCACCCACGATCCGGCGACGGGCCTCATCTATATCAACGAGACGTGGGCGGCGCGGGTCTGGACGCTGGACCCGGACACCGGCGCGCGGGAGCCCTTCCTCGACGGCCTGCCGGGCTATCCCGACAACATGCATTTTGATCCCGAAACGGGCCTGTTGTGGATCGCCATGCCGTCCTTGCGCGCCGCCGACATCGAGGCGCTGCATCCGCGCCCCTTCCTCAAGCGCCTGATCTGGCGCTGGATTCAGGTGGCCGGCCTGCCGCCCTTGCCGCCGCGCCCGGTGATGATCCTGGCTGTGGATCGCGACGGAACGCCCGTTCACGTCATCCACGGACCGGATGACCAGCCCTATGGCGCCACCGGCATGGCGTCCTGGCAGGGCCGTATCTGGGTGGGCGGGCTGGAGCGCGAAAGCGTGGACGCGTTTGCGTATCCTGAGACCCTGCCATGA
- a CDS encoding long-chain fatty acid--CoA ligase: MQATAKDLPRILDGLFPSTPARMLDQAQRRGDAPAYTAYDGANWVSTSWRDYADQTRQAARALIALGFKADDACAILGFNRPEWTIAAIAAMMAGGRPAGVYWTSSEPEIAYILQHSESPVYLVETAEQARNALALKAECPSLTHIIMMQGPEPAPDGVLSWEAFMARGEAQYDDEVSARLKAINEATIGALIYTSGTTGPPKAVMLSHGNISWSAGMLSEMFKHREGDTGLSYLPIAHIAEQQASVHNHVASGSNLYFARSMETLAEDLKAARPTVFFGVPRVWEKFQEALRGRLAEATGAKAKIAAWAMGVAKRYHEADINGGNPGPLLSLQMGLARKLVLGKIKAALGLDRARMLISGAAPISKEVLVFFTSLDLVIYEGYGQSETSAPTAFNQPGAVRLGSVGRMIDHMEARISEEGELQVRGPNVFAGYMKNNEATENSFTRDGWMRTGDVVRMDEDGFVFITGRIKDIIITSGGKNITPANIETDLMNDPLIEHAVVVGDAKPYLTALVTLSEDGLAKFAKAKGMDAGAARVSDALTAALQTAVDGVNKRYARVENVRKFRVLPAALTVETGELTPTMKVRRNVVTARNSALIEAMYAEGHAGADI, translated from the coding sequence ATGCAGGCGACGGCGAAGGACTTGCCGCGAATTCTGGACGGGCTGTTTCCCTCCACGCCGGCGCGGATGCTCGATCAGGCGCAGCGGCGGGGGGACGCGCCGGCCTATACCGCCTATGACGGCGCGAACTGGGTCTCGACCAGCTGGCGCGACTATGCCGATCAGACCCGGCAGGCGGCGCGCGCTCTGATCGCGCTGGGCTTCAAGGCCGATGATGCCTGCGCCATCCTCGGCTTCAACAGGCCTGAATGGACCATCGCCGCCATCGCCGCCATGATGGCGGGCGGGCGCCCGGCGGGCGTCTACTGGACCAGCTCTGAACCGGAGATCGCCTATATCCTCCAGCATTCGGAAAGCCCGGTCTATCTGGTGGAAACCGCCGAACAGGCGCGCAACGCCTTGGCGCTCAAGGCCGAATGCCCGAGCCTCACCCACATCATCATGATGCAGGGGCCAGAGCCCGCGCCCGATGGCGTGCTGAGCTGGGAGGCCTTCATGGCCAGGGGCGAGGCGCAATATGACGACGAAGTCAGCGCCCGGCTCAAGGCGATCAATGAAGCGACCATCGGCGCACTGATCTACACCTCGGGCACCACCGGTCCGCCCAAGGCGGTGATGCTCAGCCACGGCAATATCTCGTGGAGCGCGGGCATGCTGTCGGAGATGTTCAAGCACCGCGAGGGCGATACCGGCCTGTCCTACCTGCCCATCGCCCATATCGCCGAGCAGCAGGCGAGCGTCCACAATCACGTGGCGTCCGGCTCCAATCTCTATTTCGCCCGCTCCATGGAGACACTGGCTGAAGACCTCAAGGCCGCCCGGCCGACCGTGTTCTTTGGCGTGCCGCGGGTGTGGGAGAAATTCCAAGAGGCCCTGCGCGGGCGCCTCGCCGAAGCGACGGGCGCCAAGGCCAAAATTGCCGCCTGGGCCATGGGCGTGGCCAAACGCTATCACGAGGCGGACATCAATGGCGGCAATCCAGGCCCCCTCCTCAGCTTGCAGATGGGTCTGGCGCGCAAGCTGGTGCTGGGCAAGATCAAGGCGGCGCTGGGGCTCGACCGGGCGCGCATGCTGATCTCCGGCGCGGCGCCGATTTCCAAGGAGGTGCTGGTCTTCTTCACCAGCCTGGATCTCGTCATCTACGAAGGCTACGGCCAGTCGGAAACCAGCGCGCCCACCGCCTTCAACCAGCCCGGCGCGGTGCGTCTGGGGTCGGTGGGGCGCATGATCGACCATATGGAGGCGCGCATCTCCGAAGAGGGCGAGCTGCAGGTCAGGGGCCCCAATGTCTTCGCCGGATACATGAAGAATAACGAAGCCACCGAGAACAGCTTCACCCGGGATGGCTGGATGCGCACCGGCGACGTGGTGCGCATGGACGAGGACGGCTTCGTCTTCATCACCGGCCGGATCAAGGACATCATCATCACGTCGGGCGGCAAGAACATCACGCCGGCCAATATCGAGACCGATCTGATGAATGACCCGCTGATCGAGCATGCGGTGGTGGTGGGTGACGCCAAGCCCTACCTCACCGCGCTGGTGACGCTGAGCGAGGACGGGCTGGCCAAATTCGCCAAGGCCAAGGGGATGGATGCGGGCGCGGCGCGCGTCAGCGACGCCCTCACCGCCGCGCTGCAGACGGCGGTGGATGGCGTCAACAAGCGCTACGCCCGGGTGGAGAATGTGCGCAAATTCCGGGTCCTGCCCGCCGCCCTGACCGTGGAAACCGGAGAGCTGACCCCCACCATGAAGGTGCGGCGCAATGTGGTGACGGCGCGCAACAGCGCGCTGATCGAGGCGATGTACGCTGAAGGCCATGCCGGCGCCGATATCTGA
- a CDS encoding acyl-CoA dehydrogenase family protein gives MQFTEQHDQLRDTVAKFITQEINPHVEEWEKAGEFPSHEVFKKMGDLGLLGLRWPEKYGGAGLDMSYSMVMAEELGLINCGGVPMAIGVHTDMCTPALANFGSEELCREFLTPSITGDYVGCLGVSEPGGGSDVAAVTTKAVSDGDDYVITGAKMWITNGMKADWCCLLANTSDGKAHENKSLIIVPMNEKGITRQKIHKIGMHSSDTAQLFFDEVRVPKRNRIGDEGAGFLYQMLQFQEERIYGAASSLKALDRQIDLTIEYTRERKTFGTPILDNQVVHFRLAELRTEVEALRSLTYRAVEDFIAGKDVTKLASMAKLKTGRLSREVSDACLQYWGGMGYTADNPIARAFRDGRLVSIGGGADEIMLGIIAKLEGTLPRRKKPVEGNA, from the coding sequence ATGCAGTTCACCGAACAGCACGACCAGCTGCGCGACACGGTCGCGAAATTCATCACCCAGGAAATCAATCCGCATGTGGAGGAATGGGAGAAGGCGGGCGAGTTTCCCTCCCATGAGGTCTTCAAGAAAATGGGTGATCTGGGCCTGCTCGGCCTGCGCTGGCCAGAGAAATATGGCGGCGCGGGGCTGGACATGTCCTACTCCATGGTGATGGCCGAGGAGCTCGGCCTGATCAATTGCGGCGGCGTGCCCATGGCCATTGGGGTGCACACCGATATGTGCACGCCGGCGCTGGCCAATTTCGGGTCCGAAGAGCTGTGCCGGGAATTCCTGACCCCCTCCATCACCGGCGATTATGTCGGCTGTCTGGGCGTGTCGGAACCAGGCGGCGGCTCGGACGTGGCGGCGGTGACCACGAAAGCGGTCTCCGACGGCGATGACTATGTCATCACCGGCGCCAAGATGTGGATCACCAACGGCATGAAGGCCGACTGGTGCTGCCTGCTGGCCAACACGTCGGACGGCAAGGCCCACGAGAACAAGTCCCTGATCATCGTGCCGATGAATGAAAAGGGCATCACGCGGCAGAAAATCCACAAGATCGGCATGCACTCGTCCGATACCGCGCAGCTCTTCTTTGATGAAGTGCGCGTGCCCAAGCGCAATCGCATCGGCGATGAGGGCGCGGGCTTCCTTTATCAGATGCTGCAATTCCAGGAGGAGCGCATCTATGGCGCGGCGTCTTCTCTCAAGGCACTGGACCGCCAGATCGACCTGACCATCGAATACACGCGGGAGCGCAAGACCTTCGGCACGCCGATCCTGGACAATCAGGTGGTCCATTTCCGCCTGGCCGAGCTGCGCACCGAGGTCGAGGCGCTGCGCTCGCTGACCTACCGCGCGGTGGAGGATTTCATCGCCGGCAAGGACGTCACCAAGCTCGCCTCCATGGCCAAGCTGAAGACAGGCCGGCTGTCGCGCGAGGTGTCCGACGCGTGCCTGCAATACTGGGGCGGCATGGGCTACACGGCTGACAACCCCATCGCGCGCGCCTTCCGTGACGGGCGCCTGGTCTCCATCGGCGGCGGCGCGGACGAGATCATGCTGGGCATTATCGCCAAGCTGGAAGGCACATTGCCCCGGCGCAAGAAACCGGTGGAAGGCAATGCCTGA
- a CDS encoding DUF2118 domain-containing protein: protein MTPRLIRSVLVANRGEIAVRVLRHARANQMRTIAVYSDADAGAMHVREADIAVRIGPAPPAQSYLDIEAIISAAKATGADAIHPGYGFLSENAAFARACEAAGIIFIGPPAGAIEAMGDKARAKALLAQSGIPMAPGWQGEDQSDANLAKQADAIGYPLLIKAVAGGGGRGMRAVHGAGEFAEALASARREAKSAFGDDAVLLEKLIERGRHVEVQVFADTHGNVLHIGERDCSAQRRRQKVVEEAPSPAVSPTLRHAMGQEAVRVAQAVGYVGAGTVEFLLDADGAFYFLEMNTRLQVEHPVTEEVYGMDLVGWQFLVATGGALPATQDQMEPYGHSIEVRLYAEDPLNGFTPQAGDIAWFETKDAEREVRIDTGFETGDVISTAYDAMVAKVIAFSMNRDEAIDRLLLGLAKAPLLGVKTNRDFLMRLIDSAAFRAGAITISDLDEWAGAGAGPFAPADVSTEAVLVTALLLARHDEGVIRSGSVTRFALPLDADGTRVEPMVEQAGPGALTVTMGDSRHDILLLERDGPRLRYRLDGVDRRCLALQDVDGAVHVALNNRIAVVREPALLAGAGAADPSRVTAPVSGAVVAVNVKPGDSVKAGDVLAVIEAMKMEMRLTAAADGVVAAVHTAPGQQANGGALLIELKLEVKP, encoded by the coding sequence ATGACCCCCCGCCTTATCCGCTCTGTGCTGGTGGCCAATCGCGGCGAGATCGCGGTGCGCGTGCTGCGCCACGCCAGAGCCAATCAGATGCGCACCATCGCGGTCTATTCCGACGCTGACGCCGGCGCGATGCATGTGCGCGAGGCCGATATCGCCGTGCGCATCGGTCCGGCTCCGCCGGCGCAGAGCTATCTTGATATCGAGGCGATCATCTCGGCAGCCAAGGCCACCGGCGCCGACGCCATCCATCCCGGCTATGGGTTTCTGTCAGAGAACGCCGCGTTTGCCCGCGCCTGCGAGGCGGCGGGGATCATCTTCATCGGCCCGCCGGCCGGCGCCATCGAGGCCATGGGCGACAAGGCCCGCGCCAAGGCGCTGCTGGCCCAGTCCGGTATTCCCATGGCGCCCGGCTGGCAGGGCGAGGACCAGTCTGACGCCAATCTGGCCAAACAAGCTGACGCCATCGGCTATCCCCTGCTGATCAAGGCGGTGGCGGGCGGCGGCGGGCGCGGCATGCGCGCCGTGCATGGCGCCGGTGAGTTCGCCGAGGCGCTGGCTTCGGCCCGGCGCGAGGCGAAATCAGCCTTTGGCGATGACGCCGTGCTGCTGGAGAAGCTCATCGAGCGGGGCCGGCATGTAGAGGTGCAGGTCTTCGCCGACACCCATGGCAATGTGCTGCACATCGGCGAGCGTGACTGCTCGGCCCAGCGCCGCCGCCAGAAAGTGGTGGAGGAAGCCCCCTCGCCCGCCGTGAGCCCCACGCTGCGCCACGCAATGGGTCAGGAAGCCGTCCGGGTGGCGCAGGCGGTGGGCTATGTCGGGGCCGGCACCGTCGAGTTCCTGCTGGACGCAGACGGCGCCTTCTATTTCCTGGAAATGAATACCCGCCTGCAGGTGGAGCATCCCGTGACCGAAGAGGTCTACGGAATGGATCTGGTGGGCTGGCAATTCCTCGTGGCGACCGGCGGCGCGCTGCCCGCCACCCAGGACCAGATGGAGCCTTACGGCCATTCCATCGAGGTGCGCCTCTACGCCGAAGACCCGCTCAACGGCTTCACGCCGCAAGCCGGCGACATCGCCTGGTTCGAAACCAAAGACGCCGAGCGCGAGGTGCGCATCGATACCGGTTTCGAAACCGGGGATGTGATCTCCACCGCCTATGACGCCATGGTCGCCAAAGTCATCGCCTTCTCGATGAACCGCGACGAAGCGATCGACCGGCTGCTCCTGGGGCTCGCCAAGGCGCCGCTTCTGGGGGTGAAGACCAATCGCGACTTCCTGATGCGCCTGATCGACAGCGCGGCCTTTCGCGCCGGCGCCATCACCATTTCCGACCTCGACGAGTGGGCGGGCGCAGGCGCGGGACCCTTTGCGCCCGCTGATGTCTCCACAGAGGCCGTTCTTGTCACCGCTCTGCTCCTGGCGCGACACGACGAAGGGGTGATCCGGTCCGGTTCGGTGACACGTTTCGCCCTGCCGCTTGACGCGGATGGAACACGCGTTGAGCCCATGGTGGAGCAGGCCGGACCCGGCGCGCTGACCGTCACGATGGGGGATAGCCGCCACGATATCCTTCTTCTGGAGCGTGACGGCCCGCGCCTGCGCTACCGCCTTGATGGCGTGGACCGGCGCTGCCTGGCGCTGCAGGACGTCGACGGCGCGGTGCATGTGGCGCTGAACAACCGCATCGCCGTGGTGCGTGAGCCAGCCTTGCTGGCCGGCGCGGGCGCGGCCGATCCCTCGCGCGTGACGGCGCCCGTGAGCGGCGCGGTGGTGGCAGTCAACGTGAAACCCGGCGACAGCGTGAAGGCGGGCGATGTGCTGGCGGTGATCGAAGCCATGAAGATGGAAATGCGCCTGACCGCCGCCGCCGATGGCGTGGTGGCCGCCGTGCACACCGCGCCGGGCCAGCAGGCGAATGGCGGCGCGCTGCTGATCGAACTCAAGCTTGAGGTAAAGCCATGA
- a CDS encoding MerR family DNA-binding transcriptional regulator, whose amino-acid sequence MGSNIRDGAARETLYGIAELAEAHGVSQRTIRFYEDKGLISPRRVGGQRVYSEADSKRLSLILRAKSIGTKLSDIRTFLELYGREGEGRARQLAFVIEKTAAEIEALEAKKRQIDQTLAELKLIHDGARERLDRRRG is encoded by the coding sequence ATGGGCTCAAACATCAGGGACGGCGCAGCACGCGAGACGCTGTACGGCATCGCTGAATTGGCTGAGGCCCATGGCGTCAGCCAGCGCACCATCCGCTTCTATGAGGACAAGGGGCTGATCAGCCCGCGCCGGGTGGGCGGTCAGCGCGTCTATAGCGAGGCGGATTCAAAACGCCTGTCGCTGATCCTGCGCGCCAAATCCATCGGCACGAAGCTGTCCGACATCCGCACCTTTCTGGAGCTCTATGGCCGCGAGGGCGAGGGCCGGGCGCGCCAGCTGGCGTTTGTCATCGAGAAGACCGCCGCCGAGATCGAAGCGCTGGAGGCCAAGAAGCGCCAGATCGACCAGACTCTCGCGGAACTCAAACTCATCCATGACGGCGCGCGCGAGCGGCTTGACCGCCGGCGCGGCTAG
- a CDS encoding glucose 1-dehydrogenase gives MSEQDLSLKGKVALIAGASRGIGEAAAKRLARNGAMVICSSRKLDDCQRVADEIKAEGGQARAMVLHLGEAEHREAAIESIQKTEGRLDILVNNGATSPYFGEAAKTPDGAWDKTMEVNVKGPFFLSSLAIPMMSAQGGGSIINVASINGIRPGFFQGVYSVSKAAVISMTQVLAQEYGAHNIRVNALCPGLTETKLASALTADPSLADLMKRNFSIQRVGQPEDMAAAIHFLASDASSYMTGQCLIIDAGITARGPL, from the coding sequence ATGTCCGAACAGGATCTGTCGCTCAAGGGCAAGGTCGCGCTGATCGCTGGCGCCAGCCGCGGGATTGGCGAGGCTGCGGCCAAGCGCCTGGCGCGCAATGGCGCCATGGTCATCTGCTCCAGCCGCAAGCTGGACGATTGCCAGCGCGTGGCCGACGAGATCAAGGCCGAAGGCGGGCAGGCCCGCGCCATGGTGCTGCATCTGGGCGAGGCCGAGCACCGCGAAGCGGCCATTGAGTCCATCCAGAAGACCGAAGGCCGGCTGGATATTCTGGTCAATAACGGCGCCACCAGCCCCTATTTCGGCGAGGCCGCCAAGACCCCGGACGGGGCCTGGGACAAGACCATGGAGGTCAATGTCAAAGGCCCGTTCTTCCTGTCCTCGCTGGCCATTCCGATGATGTCCGCCCAGGGCGGCGGCTCCATCATCAATGTCGCCTCGATCAACGGGATCCGTCCGGGCTTCTTCCAGGGCGTCTACTCGGTCTCCAAGGCGGCCGTGATCTCCATGACCCAGGTGCTGGCCCAGGAATACGGCGCCCACAATATCCGCGTGAACGCGCTCTGCCCGGGCCTGACCGAGACCAAGCTCGCCTCGGCGCTGACCGCCGATCCGTCCCTGGCCGACCTGATGAAGCGCAATTTCTCCATCCAGCGCGTGGGCCAGCCAGAGGACATGGCCGCGGCCATTCACTTCCTGGCCAGCGATGCGTCAAGCTACATGACCGGCCAGTGCCTGATCATTGATGCGGGCATCACCGCGCGCGGGCCGCTCTAG
- a CDS encoding enoyl-CoA hydratase-related protein: protein MPETWDTLSVETRAGVVHITLNRPELRNAMSLAMVDELLAALEAAEGSGARAIVLRGAGGHFCSGGDIKDMGAAQSAAGADGVDPAARVNARFGHLCKAYAETGLPVVVVLDGAVMGGGFGLACVADVALARETALFRLPETGLGLVPAQIAPFLVERLGYSQARRLAVTGGKIDARAALALGLVHGVCDGEDALTESLDGVLSDIRKGAPNAIAATKRLMRKARLHDAGDLIDEAAAVFAAAVKSEEGAEGLTAFLEKRPASWVQG from the coding sequence ATGCCTGAGACCTGGGACACCCTCAGCGTCGAGACCCGCGCCGGCGTGGTTCATATCACGCTGAACCGGCCCGAGCTGCGCAACGCCATGTCGCTCGCCATGGTGGACGAACTGCTGGCCGCGCTTGAGGCGGCTGAAGGCTCGGGCGCCCGCGCCATCGTGCTACGCGGCGCAGGCGGACATTTCTGCTCGGGCGGCGACATCAAGGATATGGGCGCGGCGCAGAGCGCTGCGGGCGCAGACGGCGTGGATCCGGCGGCGCGGGTGAACGCGCGCTTTGGCCATCTGTGCAAAGCCTATGCAGAGACCGGCCTGCCGGTGGTCGTGGTCCTCGACGGGGCGGTGATGGGCGGGGGATTTGGCCTGGCCTGCGTCGCCGACGTGGCGCTGGCGCGCGAGACGGCGCTGTTCCGACTGCCCGAAACGGGTCTCGGCCTCGTGCCCGCCCAGATCGCGCCTTTCCTGGTGGAGCGCCTGGGCTATTCGCAAGCGCGCCGCCTGGCGGTCACTGGCGGCAAGATCGATGCGCGCGCCGCGCTGGCACTGGGACTGGTGCATGGCGTGTGTGACGGCGAGGACGCGCTCACTGAGTCGCTGGACGGCGTGCTCTCCGATATTCGCAAGGGCGCCCCCAACGCCATCGCCGCCACCAAACGCCTGATGCGCAAGGCGCGCCTGCACGATGCGGGTGATCTGATCGACGAGGCCGCGGCGGTGTTTGCCGCCGCCGTGAAAAGTGAAGAAGGCGCTGAAGGCCTGACGGCGTTTCTGGAGAAGCGGCCTGCGTCATGGGTGCAGGGATGA
- a CDS encoding SDR family oxidoreductase, which yields MTDTPARYDSVFRPGLFDGQVILVTGGGSGIGRCIAHELASLGAHVVLAGRKPDKLSAVAAEITSDGGQADTQAFDIRDEEAVRAGVADIVARHGAIHGLVNNAGGQFPAEIKDISKKGWDAVVATNLTGGFLVMKAVFEASLKDHGGAVVNITADMHNGMPGMAHSGAARAGMENLTMTAAVEWAKHGVRVNAVAPGWVASSGMDTYGGAVRAMIPYLKQHLPAQRLGSEAEIAAAVTFLLSPAAAFITGAMLRVDGGAPLGGRHWPLEAHEAAPVYNGFHRAVDPAVLRGEG from the coding sequence ATGACCGACACGCCAGCCCGCTATGACAGCGTGTTCCGGCCCGGCCTGTTTGACGGCCAGGTTATTCTGGTCACTGGCGGCGGCTCCGGCATTGGCCGCTGTATCGCCCATGAGCTGGCCTCGCTAGGCGCGCATGTCGTGCTGGCCGGGCGCAAGCCGGACAAACTCAGCGCCGTCGCAGCAGAGATTACATCCGATGGCGGACAGGCGGATACACAAGCCTTCGACATTCGCGACGAAGAGGCGGTGCGTGCGGGCGTGGCGGACATTGTCGCGCGCCATGGCGCGATCCACGGCCTTGTCAATAATGCCGGCGGGCAGTTCCCGGCTGAGATCAAGGACATCTCCAAGAAAGGCTGGGACGCCGTCGTCGCCACTAATCTGACCGGAGGATTTCTGGTCATGAAGGCGGTGTTCGAGGCGAGCCTCAAAGACCATGGCGGCGCAGTGGTGAACATCACCGCCGACATGCATAACGGCATGCCCGGCATGGCGCATTCGGGCGCCGCGCGGGCGGGTATGGAAAATCTGACCATGACCGCGGCGGTGGAGTGGGCGAAGCACGGCGTGCGCGTCAATGCCGTCGCGCCAGGCTGGGTCGCCTCGTCGGGCATGGACACCTATGGCGGCGCGGTGCGCGCCATGATCCCCTATCTCAAGCAGCATTTGCCTGCCCAGCGCCTGGGCTCGGAAGCCGAGATCGCGGCCGCCGTGACCTTCCTGCTCAGCCCCGCCGCCGCCTTCATCACTGGCGCCATGCTGCGCGTGGATGGCGGCGCGCCTCTGGGCGGACGCCACTGGCCGCTGGAAGCCCATGAGGCGGCGCCGGTGTATAACGGATTTCACCGGGCGGTGGACCCGGCCGTCCTGCGTGGAGAGGGCTGA